DNA from Quercus lobata isolate SW786 chromosome 1, ValleyOak3.0 Primary Assembly, whole genome shotgun sequence:
ATCTAATTGCatgaattttatgatttttctttttgaaaacattGACAGATTTACTCATAAATTAATGTCAATACAATCATAAAACCATAAGcttaaaaataagaattttttcaaaacctttttcacaattattgaagtAACATGTTAAAGCTAacattaataaaaatgttatcaATAATAGATgtatacaaaaataatgttggtccaataacaatttacctcATAGCAATTGCATGTGAGAAGgagtataaaatattttgtgtccaattaacattatttatacTTAAAATTACCCTTCTGTTATTACAACCTAATACGTATAACAAAACATTATGATTGCCAAgagatttttaagttttaattatttaaggTTGACATCTTTTGACGTTTTTAACGAGACATTTAGGttttaaatttcttgttttctGTCGTagcaatccaaaaaaaaaaaaaaaacattataatcAGAACATAAATTACCTTATGTATATGTACCCTGCCCCTTCAAGAATCAAGAACTTGCTAGGTAAAAGTCGGCAGAACCCATGATGCCCACGTGTCATTCTCACGGCGTTTTGGAGGGGAATGCTGAGCTGTATTCATGAGTTTTGATATCCACCagtcaaactaaaaaaattccACAATTTTCATTTGCTATTTAGATCACCGGAACCGGCTATAGCAAGTTCCACCTTCCGAGACGGCCTTTAGAAATTTCAATATAAAGTTGTGACTACCACATAATAATAGCTCAATCTTGCAAAATTGATACTAAAAATAGTGactgtgttttgtttttttgattgaTAAAGAGTAGCCGTGTGATCTTTTGACTTTCACCACAATGCCGATCCGTGGAATAGCAATCGGACGGCCACAAGAGACCTATCAGCCGGATGCACTAAGGGGTGCATTAGCTGAGTTCATCAGTACACTAATATTTGTGTTTGCTGGTGAGGGTTCTGGCATGGCCTATAATAAGCTCACTGAAGATGCCTCCACCACACCTGCGGGGCTTGTAGCCGCCGCGTTGGCACATGCTTTTGGCTTATTTGTTGCTGTGGCAATCTCCGCCAACATCTCCGGTGGCCACGTCAACCCGGCTGTCACCTTTGGCGCCTTCCTTGGTGGCCATATCACCCTCGTTAGCGGTATCCTCTACTGGATTGCTCAGCTCCTTGGCTCCACTGTAGCATGCTTGCTCCTTAGGGTATCCACTGGTTTCTTGGTGAGTAACGTTTAATTTTTAGCCCATATGATTCAAAACCACTCAAAATATCATGTACATAACGTACGTAACATCCTTTTAGTCCatagttttagaatttttaacaCTTATTGTTGTTGCTCTATTTGATAAAATACTTACgttaaattttatattcaacCAATAATAGTGTCTCATGTGtataattaaaagtaaaatggATTATAATTGATGAAATATAAAGTGAAATAATAAGAATGAgataggagttttttttttttggtgggggggggggttaatTCTTAGGAAGTTAtaagtaatttttatattttttttgagaaacaagcaCACAAAGGAGAAGGAAAGagattctaacacaaaggcatactacaactccactcaaaagtcatggtaacttttaagagagGGTGTGACAAGTTATACTATACATAATACACTCTCTTAAGTAATGTGGAAAAATTacctattctttttttttagaaacaaacatacacacaaGGGAGTGGGAAATAAGTTCTAACATAAAAGCACACCACAACTTCATTCAAAAGTCATAGTAACTTTTAAGAGAGGGTGGAGTAAGTTATATTACACATAACACACTCTTGAGTAAATTTTGATTgttaattaatatgaaaaatgaaaattgttacAGACAACATCGGCGTTTTCGTTGTCAAAAGGGGTGTCAGTGTGGAATGCACTCGTGTTAGAGATCGTGATGACATTTGGGTTGGTTTACACAGTTTATGCGACGGCCTTGGATAGAAGAAGCAAAGGAAATATTGGGATAATTGCACCAATTGCAATTGGTTTCATAGTCGGTGCCAACATTTTGGCTGGTGGGGCTTTTGATGGGGCATCCATGAACCCAGCAGTGTCATTTGGGCCAGCTTTGGTCAGCTGGGACTGGAAAAACCACTGGGTCTACTGGGTTGGGCCTTTGATCGGAGGTGGAATTGCTGGCCTTGTGTACGAGTTCTTCTTCCGCACTAATCATCACCACGAGCAATTGATAAGCTCAGatgtttagagagagagagagagagagagagagagagagagagagagagtaatattAAATGCAAACGTATGGTCATTTGGACCTACGGCTATGTAGCTTGTCCATGTTCTTggtatttcattatttttgaggtcttattattcctttttgtttgtttgccatgCTTTCAATTTGGACATTGTTGATTTTAGCTTCATTATTGTCGATATCACCATCTTGCAATTCAGTCATTTGGAGTTTTGGACAACGTTATGCAACTTTTGGTTGTTTGGACCCACTtcttgttgatgttattcacTTATCTGTGTGTAAATTGGTTTTACGTgaatcttttctctttttagtttttgttttgtttgctttcATATATATTCCGTTGGACAATGTTGATTGTTTGAGTTCACTATTGATATCACACAAGCTAGCCTTCAATCTTCATTGCCTCACAAATAATGCCACTTCACAAAACATTATATGAATGACAAAGCACACCTGTAGTAGTTCTAACCAAACAATGCCATGAAACTCAGGCAAGAGCAAGACGAAATTACTATTCTTTCACAATAATGGCCAACAATATCCTAAATCAATGCAATAAACACAAGAATGCATATATCGCTGCATTTTGTTCAAAGAATCCAGacaaaaaagaagtagaagaatAAAAAGATCAAAACAACGTAATTAATCCTAttgatacaaactattttacaaactgttgatgtagaattaacattttttaaataattattagtaaataaaaatgtaatattattGGTAGATCCagattaaaactaataaaaatttgtcacatattgagttttgtaaaaatattataaaataatttgtaactgtAAAATTACTCAAACAACATCCACACGGTCACGCATTCTTGGGGTGACTTGGACAACTCCGATTGGCGGTTAAATATTACCAATGGCAAAGGGATTGTTAAACTTTGATCACAGTGACTTATTTGATTTTGGGGTTGTTTGgttataggttaaaaaaaaaagtacttagtattatttttttaatagttatagTTTATAAATGTATTTAGAATGTTGACATGTGCCTTAATGCaatgaaaagtgttttttttttttttctaaaaaaaagaaaaattggcaGATTCTTCAAAGTCAATCTCtcctcaaatatatatataattatatattaggGGCAAAGCACGACTTAAGCTTCACAAAagttataatttaatttgtgaactgaatatgacattttataaatatattaaaatttttgtttattttaatggGAATATTCCTCttgaaaaaaagaatattttgttTGGACCTTTGACATTGTTTGACCCAGAAAGGATTATGGGGCCTGAGTGtcttaaaaattaccaaatttgGAGGTGTTGGGTCATTTCTAGAAAATCAATATGCTAAAAGTctaattttgctatattttagGGGGGTGGGTGTGATTTgcttatatatattcatttttttattcagccAAAACGACAAGCCATTCTACAGAATGACTTTTCATTTAGAGGATCCaaactccaaagtccaaacactGCACTTTATACGCACAAACACggacaaaagtaaaaaagttacttatagacttatagttgtagaaaatccaaaatcccGAACACggacaaaagtaaaaaagttacttattatagacttatagttgtagaaaagtagaaaatccaaaatcccGAACACGGACAAAAGTCAAAAAGTTACTTATTATAGACTTATAGTtgtagaaaatccaaaatccaaacgGGGGGCAAGGGCAATTCatgtttcacaaaataaaaagataagaaCATCAATTGAGGAGAATAATTTGCGTAAAATAAGAAAAGCCAAATGCTACAGTACTATAGTTCCGTCTGATTAGGCGTTTTTTGAGCTTAAAAGAAcgtttttaaatttcaaaattttgttttacaacTATAactttttgtagttttttttacaaatgtttattttaaattaattttttttccaatagcTTATATAAACACGCAACTGACATAGGAGAATTAAAAGGGAGAATGattgagttttaatttttatttttcaatattaaaaattatatgtacTTATTGTTTGGTCCAGTCGAATTTATTTGGTCTAGCAAACCATTTAGGTCCAGTCCCAAGGGTGGATGTGATATTTTAcccaaatatgaaatatataaataaaaaaagcataGCTGTAATCAGCTACATATTAATTTTGGCAAGTGGCCAAGATTCTTATGTTTGATGGTTACTCTTAGAGCATCTCTAATAGTTTAGGTAAAAGCAAAATAATCTCTATAATAGagaatgaaacaaaaaaatggtCTCCAATGGATTCTCAAaatcacaatttattttttgttcatgaacagtagctcatcaagttTGATAGGCTACTATACATTagctgtaaggacacgattcgtgacggaccgtaacagtgttgggttcgcacataaaaaggcccaaacaacatcatttgtagagcgtgggtttgaaaggctaggccttggttgccaaacggtgggttttacGTGAcatccatacatggttaagtcgtcttcgccttaggagtctttctcctggaggcgggctgggaggctctggtttgttggccatttttcccagcccctctATGAATTATttacctttccttttatactagcctgtgtttttttatccttcgtccacgtgtaggatcgacattccaagactgatacttgtcccatcagcccatactcgGAGTgattgggggtggttgaaaaagttGGAGTGTACGGCTCTATCAGGTGcaaagtattgaatggcagtaagagcagctttcccgggTCGTTATACTTCACAGGGTACCCTTTTCTAAAtgtcatagatattttagatttttttcaaagttaTTTCTATACCACCTTTACCCTTTCCTCTTGTGAGATCTCAgttatgccgaggactgagtcgtcctcggctgtgtcccaagactACTTCATATTTGTATTGCCGAGTTTGGGACATCACCTTCCTCgacttgggcctttggaccccaacaagtaaatgggcctggcccacggattattgggccccacaacagcccctcaaaaccctgctgtccaacctcttggttggagaggagggttttgatagTACCAAACCTTTTATTATAGCTCGTTCAACTCAGTCCTTCATTAATGTTGACGTTTCTTCGtctgcccaggaaatgtaccggtctacgagacgtTCTTCAGAATTTAGTCACGACACGCTCATGCCGTTTGGCTATCCCAAACGTGCTTTTAATAGTTTCCCTTTTACGAGATCATTCAAATTTAATGATTATTGATGGTGTGGGGAAGTGGGGCGAGCATATTCTTGTTTGCAGATTTCCTTGGAGATCTGAACACATTAATTACATCCCGCTTCGCCcttcatataaaaagaaaaatcaagagaTTATCTTCTCTCATACATGAACCCTTTTAACCCTcccaaaatctgaaacccttagactCCCTCCAGAGTTTACTTTTACCCGCTGGTTACACCCTAAATCGTGACACGCTCGAGATAGGAATAAGTAATGGAGGAATCGTACATCTCCCAACATGAaccctcggcttgggcctttggaccccaacaagtaaatgggcctggcccacggattattggaccccacaacagcccctcaaaaccctgctgtccaacctcttggttggagaggagggttttgatagTACCAAACCTTTTATTATAGCTCGTTCAACTCAGTCCTTCATTAATGTTGACGTTTCTTCGtctgcccaggaaatgtaccggtctacgagacgtTCTTCAGAATTTAGTCACGACGCGCTCATGCCGTTTGGCTATCCCAAACGTGCTTTTAATAGTTTCCCTTTTACGAGATCATTCAAATTTAACGATTATTGATGGTGTGGGGAAGTGGGGCGAGCATATTCTTGTTTGCAGATTTCCTTGGAGATCTGAACACATTAATTACATCCCGCTTCGCCcttcatataaaaagaaaaatcaagagaTTATCTTCTCTCATACATGAACCCTTTTAACCCTcccaaaatctgaaacccttagactCCCTCCAGAGTTTACTTTTACCCGCTGGTTACACCCTAAATCGTGACACGCTCGAGATAGGAATAAGTAATGGAGGAATCGTACATCTCCCAAAATCACCATATTCTTATGAGACTcaaaatggctcgatcagggcaggGATGGTGGAGACTCAAGATCCTCCTTTCCTtcttttcagccaaaatccgaaacaggggctcgtcacgtcaaactttcggcgtgactgagctGGGATCACCTACCATCAGTACCAGctgctctctcatgagcataacTAACATGATATcggtgtgttaggagtcaggaccgagacagggactaagtgcccctgcttcttcctctctttgttcactggtgtctccttttacctctctttcttcttctttccaccgccAGATCTatcctggtgcttttctttctccctcttttgctcctctttctttcttttcatctcctccctcttcttctcctctttcttttcattcatctcctctatcttctcattcatctcctccatcttcttctgaagaaggtccttctctcaatatgggcgctactggggcagagtttggaaggactttcggagacgagtttaaaaagacatcagactgtttatttgttatattgttgttgttttccttttattatttttgtaatccaacttctgtataggcttgtttaagcccttatttgt
Protein-coding regions in this window:
- the LOC115980430 gene encoding aquaporin TIP1-1-like; its protein translation is MPIRGIAIGRPQETYQPDALRGALAEFISTLIFVFAGEGSGMAYNKLTEDASTTPAGLVAAALAHAFGLFVAVAISANISGGHVNPAVTFGAFLGGHITLVSGILYWIAQLLGSTVACLLLRVSTGFLTTSAFSLSKGVSVWNALVLEIVMTFGLVYTVYATALDRRSKGNIGIIAPIAIGFIVGANILAGGAFDGASMNPAVSFGPALVSWDWKNHWVYWVGPLIGGGIAGLVYEFFFRTNHHHEQLISSDV